One window of Watersipora subatra chromosome 3, tzWatSuba1.1, whole genome shotgun sequence genomic DNA carries:
- the LOC137390334 gene encoding uncharacterized protein yields MPAEETLILELPCHPATGCGITIVGSRSSGIAIKSLLPGGVAHLDGRLKVGDKLILVDGRRTALLTCAQVAQYLRRQNRVQLEIHRPDYDLIASKSLRRFSAKKTNQSYMSYSYTFSAVSELQAGSRRESPPDFQKDMDCETQTLSTEVDSLNATPTVSCSDLMVASSKSTKNTQFTGLAGPTTPTAPKDANTKSSFSFYYSGFDRLKKLMNILPKTHKEEVNEIELTGTSRYQAFTNGSISSDSSNARDSGVDSDVFRVDSSEVLICPGGM; encoded by the exons ATGCCGGCGGAGGAGACCCTCATTCTAGAGCTGCCATGCCATCCAGCAACTGGTTGTGGGATTACCATCGTGGGCTCGAGAAGCTCTGGAATCGCTATCAAGTCTTTACTTCCTGGAGGAGTTGCTCATCTT GACGGAAGACTAAAGGTTGGAGACAAGCTAATACTGGTAGATGGCCGACGAACTGCATTGCTGACATGTGCGCAGGTAGCGCAATACTTGCGTAGGCAGAACAGAGTTCAGCTTGAAATACATCGACCAGACTACGACCTAATTGCTAGCAAGTCTCTTCGACGATTCAGTGCAAAAAAAACGAACCAGTCATACATGTCCTACTCCTACACATTCAGCGCTGTCTCTGAACTGCAG GCTGGCAGCAGAAGAGAATCTCCTCCTGACTTTCAGAAGGATATGGACTGTGAAACACAAACTCTGTCTACAGAGGTGGACTCACTTAACGCAACGCCTACCGTTTCCTGTTCTGATCTCATGGTAGCTTCCTCTAAGTCTACGAAAAACACGCAGTTTACAGGCTTGGCTGGCCCGACAACTCCTACAG CTCCAAAAGACGCCAACACCAAATCTAGCTTCAGCTTTTACTACTCAGGTTTTGATAGGCTGAAAAAACTGATGAACATTCTTCCCAAGACCCACAAAGAAG AAGTAAATGAGATAGAACTGACAGGCACTAGCAGGTACCAAGCCTTCACCAATGGCAGCATATCATCAGACAGCAGCAATGCGCGAGACAGCGGAGTTGACTCAGACGTATTTAGGGTTGACAGCTCAGAAGTGCTCATATGTCCTGGAGGAATGTAG
- the LOC137391954 gene encoding DNA replication licensing factor MCM3-like, with the protein MALPMDDGSEQRIREIEAEYTEFLDDAHDQGFYCELIEFLISKKKQRLIVNVNDLRKGHPKRAASLLKDSFEEMAAFRRALKSLISAADTDYSKLHPEFFIGLEGSFGSRHVTPRSLTSNHLGNIICLEGIVTKCSLVRPKMVSSVHYCPATKKTMERKYTDMTSLDPFPSSAAYPTKDEDGNILETEFGLSTFKDHQTFSIQEMPENAPAGQLPRSIDIICDDDLVDKCKPGDRVQVIGSYRCLPGKKGGYTTGTFRTILIANHIKQLNKEVNPLYSKEDVAKIKHLSRQKRIDVFDQLAHSVAPSIHGHEYIKKAVLCMLLGGVEKHLPNGTRIRGDINVLLIGDPSVAKSQMLRYVLHTAPRAIATTGRGSSGVGLTAAVTTDQETKERRLEAGAMVLADRGVVCIDEFDKMSDIDRTAIHEVMEQGRVTIAKAGIHAKLNARCSVLAAANPVYGRYDSYKTPMENIGLQDSLLSRFDLLFILLDKNDQDQDTMIADHVLRMHRYRNPGEQEGSVLSMGNTGTMQSTNDLDTTDEQFADVPIYEKYNALLHGASRKKTDRIICVQFMRKYLNIAKKIVPELTREAADFIAEEYSKLRNQENLQGDLARTQPITARNLETMIRLSTAHAKSRLSKKILLEDAEVAVELVQYACFKRVLTKERKRRRGGDSDESESEEAAKEKRVKKKSKSLPGKKKVSHKKPGDEGYDPYDFDSEAEDSQEDEAPATLEAVRRQSQQEMDVADEDESVTQTTKTTVTDERLNHFKAMLYQLFRHEHSQSVTMDSLRTYVESHTKGEAFSDSEITAAIEAMSDENMIMVSNDIIFLI; encoded by the exons ATGGCTCTTCCCATGGACGATGGAAGCGAGCAACGTATTAGAGAAATTGAGGCAGAATACACAGAATTTCTAGACGATGCA CATGACCAGGGCTTCTACTGTGAGCTTATAGAGTTTCTCATATCAAAGAAGAAACAGCGACTTATAGTCAATGTGAATGACCTTCGCAAAGGCCATCCAAAAAGAGCTGCTAG TCTTCTGAAAGATTCATTTGAAGAGATGGCAGCATTCCGACGAGCTTTGAAATCCCTGATATCGGCTGCAGACACGGACTACAGTAAGCTCCATCCTGAGTTCTTCATCGGCTTGGAGGGCAGCTTCGGTTCACGTCACGTTACGCCTCGCAGTCTCACCTCCAATCATCTTGGCAACATCATCTGCCTTGAGGGAATCGTTACAAAAT GCTCTCTGGTGAGACCGAAGATGGTGAGCAGTGTGCATTACTGTCCTGCGACCAAGAAGACAATGGAGAGGAAATACACAGACATGACCTCGCTTGACCCATTCCCATCTAGCGCTGCCTATCCGACTAAGGATGAAGATGGTAACATTCTTGAAACAGAGTTTGGACTCTCAACCTTCAAAGACCATCAGACCTTCAGCATACAG GAAATGCCTGAAAATGCCCCAGCAGGACAACTCCCCAGGTCTATCGATATTATTTGTGATGATGACCTCGTAGATAAGTGCAAGCCCGGTGATAGAGTGCAAGTGATAGGATCTTACCGCTGCCTGCCTGGCAAGAAGGGAGGTTACACCACCGGCACATTCAG AACAATACTAATAGCCAATCACATAAAGCAACTTAACAAAGAAGTCAACCCTCTCTACTCCAAGGAAGATGTGGCTAAAATTAAACATCTGAGTAGACAGAAGAGAATT GATGTTTTTGATCAACTGGCCCACTCGGTGGCACCCTCTATCCATGGACATGAGTACATCAAGAAGGCTGTTCTCTGCATGCTTTTGGGTGGTGTAGAAAAGCACCTGCCTAATGGTACTAGGATCAGAGG AGACATCAATGTACTTCTAATCGGTGATCCATCAGTCGCAAAGTCCCAAATGTTACGATATGTGCTGCACACAGCTCCTCGGGCTATCGCCACCACAGGTCGAGGCTCTTCAGGAGTGGGTCTCACTGCGGCTGTCACCACCGACCAAGAAACTAAAGAGCGGAGGCTAGAAGCAG GTGCCATGGTACTGGCTGACAGAGGAGTCGTATGTATTGATGAGTTTGATAAGATGTCGGATATCGACAGGACAGCTATTCATGAGGTCATGGAACAAGGGCGTGTTACTATAGCCAAGGCTGGAATCCATGCTAAGCTCAACGCGAGATGCAGCGTGCTAGCAGCCGCCAACCCTGTCTATGGACGG TACGACTCATACAAGACTCCTATGGAAAACATCGGCCTGCAGGACTCGCTGCTGTCTCGTTTCGATTTGCTGTTCATTCTGCTTGACAAGAACGACCAGGATCAGGATACGATGATAGCCGACCATGTGCTGCGCATGCATCGTTATAGAAACCCTGGCGAGCAGGAAGGAAGTG TGCTCTCAATGGGCAACACCGGCACAATGCAGAGCACAAATGATCTTGACACAACTGATGAGCAGTTCGCAGACGTACCAATATACGAGAAGTACAATGCACTGTTGCATGGCGCCAGCAGGAAAAAGAC CGATAGAATCATCTGCGTGCAGTTCATGAGGAAATACCTAAACATTGCCAAAAAGATTGTACCAGAGTTGACACGGGAGGCAGCTGATTTTATCGCTGAAGAGTATTCCAAGCTCCGTAATCAGGAGAACCTACAGGGTGACCTCGCAAGG ACGCAACCAATCACAGCGCGTAATCTCGAGACCATGATTCGTCTTTCAACTGCTCACGCTAAATCTCGGCTTTCTAAGAAGATTCTGTTGGAGGATGCAGAGGTGGCTGTCGAGCTCGTACAGTACGCCTGCTTCAAACGG GTACTCACCAAGGAAAGAAAGCGAAGGAGAGGTGGTGACTCGGATGAAAGTGAGTCAGAGGAGGCAGCAAAGGAAAAAAGAGTAAAGAAGAAGAGTAAATCGTTGCCAGGCAAAAAGAAAGTTTCACACAAAAAGCCAGGGGATGAGGGATACGACCCGTATGACTTTGATAGCGAAGCCGAGGATAGCCAGGAAG atGAGGCCCCAGCTACCCTGGAGGCAGTGAGAAGACAATCCCAACAAGAAATGGATGTTGCTGATGAGGATGAATCTGTTACACAGACAACAAAGACAACAGTAACAGATGAAAG ACTGAACCATTTCAAGGCCATGCTCTACCAGCTGTTTAGGCATGAACACAGCCAGTCAGTTACAATGGACAGTCTTCGCACATACGTAGAGTCTCATACCAAGGGGGAGGCTTTCAGCGACAGCGAAATCACTGCTGCCATAGAAGCCATGTCTGATGAGAATATGATTATGGTGTCCAATGATATTATATTTCTCATCTGA